In the genome of Fulvivirga maritima, one region contains:
- a CDS encoding NAD-dependent epimerase/dehydratase family protein → MRILVTGGAGYIGTELVGLLAQRDDVEEIVVYDNLSKNNFNFFLGHSFTNNAKVKFVKGELLDSRFLKKALKGIDVVYHLAAKVTTPFANTDPHFYEQVNHWGTAELIYAVEESDVKKFIFTSSTGVYGSSKEAVDESIETNPKTFYGISKMRGEEHASRLKDKMDTFIFRCGNVYGYNRSMRFDAVINKFVFEAHFYKRISIHGDGFQQRSFIHIKRVAEALSRVLDGELNSGIYNLVDRDMQVLDIVDTLKEQIPELEFIFVNQHLKLRQLKVKPNEELNSKLGLINDKTFNEEIEEFRQRFSFS, encoded by the coding sequence ATGAGAATTTTAGTAACCGGAGGTGCCGGCTATATAGGCACAGAATTAGTAGGTCTCCTTGCTCAGCGCGATGATGTAGAAGAGATAGTAGTTTATGATAATTTAAGTAAAAATAACTTCAACTTTTTTCTTGGCCACAGTTTCACTAATAATGCTAAAGTGAAATTTGTGAAAGGAGAACTTCTAGACTCTCGCTTTTTGAAAAAGGCTTTGAAAGGGATAGATGTTGTTTATCATTTAGCGGCAAAAGTAACTACCCCTTTTGCTAATACCGACCCTCATTTTTATGAGCAGGTAAATCATTGGGGTACTGCTGAGCTGATCTATGCTGTTGAAGAAAGTGATGTGAAGAAGTTTATATTCACTAGCAGCACGGGAGTGTATGGTTCTTCAAAAGAGGCGGTAGATGAAAGTATAGAGACTAACCCTAAAACATTTTATGGAATATCTAAAATGAGAGGGGAAGAGCATGCTAGCCGACTCAAAGATAAAATGGATACTTTCATATTTAGGTGTGGCAATGTATACGGCTATAACCGCAGTATGAGGTTTGATGCAGTTATTAATAAATTTGTGTTTGAAGCGCATTTCTATAAACGCATTTCTATTCATGGAGATGGTTTTCAACAACGATCTTTTATTCATATAAAAAGAGTGGCAGAGGCGCTCTCAAGAGTGCTGGATGGTGAGCTGAATTCAGGAATTTATAACTTGGTAGACCGTGATATGCAAGTGCTGGATATAGTAGATACGCTAAAAGAGCAGATCCCGGAATTGGAGTTTATCTTCGTTAATCAGCACTTGAAACTTCGTCAGTTAAAAGTAAAGCCTAATGAAGAGCTTAATAGTAAACTAGGACTTATTAATGATAAAACCTTTAATGAGGAAATAGAAGAATTTAGGCAACGTTTTAGTTTCTCTTAA
- a CDS encoding phosphoadenylyl-sulfate reductase, which translates to MSFDEIKAQLEKYKEEGKSLFTTSSFQSHSIVLLHILSRIDKSIPVVFINTGYHFPETVEFKDRVADLFGLNTVDLKSETPKFMQKDAEGRLLFTSDPDHCCFLNKTQPVNRLLMQHDVWINGVRADQSAVRKAMQVEQPAPNNAVRFHPMLDWNAKMIYQYQKEYDLPKHPLENSGYLSIGCEPCTRKVNPDMMEREARWYGMNKTECGLHTDLVSK; encoded by the coding sequence GTGAGTTTTGATGAAATAAAAGCACAATTAGAGAAATATAAAGAGGAAGGCAAGTCATTATTTACTACTTCTTCTTTTCAGTCGCATAGTATAGTATTGCTACATATTTTAAGTAGGATAGATAAGAGTATTCCTGTGGTGTTTATAAATACAGGGTATCACTTTCCTGAGACAGTAGAGTTTAAAGACAGGGTGGCGGATTTGTTTGGTCTGAATACTGTGGACTTAAAGTCAGAAACGCCAAAATTTATGCAAAAAGACGCTGAAGGCAGGTTGTTATTTACTTCTGACCCAGACCACTGCTGCTTTTTAAATAAAACGCAACCTGTAAACAGGCTTTTAATGCAGCATGATGTATGGATAAACGGTGTGAGAGCAGACCAAAGTGCCGTAAGAAAAGCCATGCAGGTGGAGCAGCCAGCCCCTAATAACGCGGTGAGGTTTCACCCTATGCTGGATTGGAATGCGAAAATGATTTATCAATATCAAAAAGAATATGATCTGCCAAAGCATCCGCTGGAAAACTCGGGCTATCTGAGTATTGGCTGTGAGCCTTGTACTCGCAAGGTAAACCCTGATATGATGGAAAGGGAGGCCAGATGGTACGGCATGAATAAAACGGAATGTGGATTGCACACGGACTTGGTAAGTAAATAA